GCTCCGTTGGCGCAGAGCTGAAAGCCCTGATTCCAAAAGTCGAAGCCGCCAGAAACAACTTCGACTACAACGAAGTCAGCCGCCTGCTCTCGGAGTTCCGCGACAAACACAACGATTTGCGCCAAGACCTTGCAAAGGTGGATTATCTGCAAGGCCGGAACTACGAACTGCAAATCAACTACCCCGAAGCCGAACGATACTACAAAAAAGCCGCCGCCATCGAAGACGAAAACCCGCTCTATCTCAATGCCCGTGCAAGAATACTCTGGGAACCGGGACGATACCCCGACGCTGAACCGTTGATTCGACACGCATTCGCTATCGGCGAAAAAGCGCTCGGCCCAAAGCATCCGAACACGGTTCAATGCACAAAAAACCTCAACGCTTTGCTCGAAAAGAAAAAGCAGTGCGGCTTCATCCGTTGCGCGGCTTGGCGCACAGCCGCACCCACGCGGCGAAGCGATCCATCCAGCCTTGCAGGAAATCCCGGCTGCCGGGGCCAATTCCGCCGTCGGCGTCGAAGAGATCGTCGCGAAACTGGATGAAGGCTTCTGGCTGGGCCATTGTTGGAACGTCGAGCACGGCGAGGATGTTGCGCAGGTGCTGCTGGGCCATTGCTGTTCCGCAGGCGCCCGATGAAAGGCCGATAATGCCAGCCGGTTTGCCCTGCCAGGCGTTGTACCCGTAGGGACGGGATCCGACATCAATGGCATTTTTGAGCACGCCGGGAATCGAGCGATTGTATTCGGGCGTACAGAACATAATGCCGTCAGCCTCGGCTATCTCACGCCTCAACCGTTGCATCGATTCGGTCGGGTGCTCTTCGTCATCCTGATTATACAACGGAAGATCATCGATGCGGAGGTGATGGAAAGCAAAGTCGGCAGGCGCGAGCCGGATGAGCGCGTCAGCAAGCCTGCGGTTCAGCGACTCGCGCCTGATGCTGCCAACAACCACAACGATACGATAGGTGTTCATAACGGGATGGATTAGAGTTCGTCAAGACCATCTGCTCGAACGTCCCGCCACCGCATTTGGTTTCCCGAATCCAGTCGCGCGCATACCGAAACGCCGCGGCCATTTTGAAGCCGCAGTGAGAATCGGTATTATGCTTTTGACAATACTCAATGAGTTCACCCGTTTTTGCCGACATCCATCGGGCAAAAAGGCAAGATGAAAAAAGCGCTGCTCATCACCGGCCTTGTGGCCAGCCTGCTGGCTGTACTTGGTTTGTGGCTGCACCGCAGCTATACGATCCTCAAAACGAAGCCTCCCGCCCCCCTGACCACCGACGTCAAACTCGAACAGCCGTCATCGCTGTTCAACCTGCCCATCAGCATCGAACATACGGTACTGGCGGACTATCTGAACGGCAAGATTCGCGGCAATTTCCTGAACGCCGACCTGTGGTTGCAGAAAAAGCACAAAGAGCGCGTCAGTCTCGCATTGACAAGAGAAGAAAACATCACCATCAGCTCGAACGGGCATAAGCTCTTCTGCACCTTTCCGGTCTCGGCAGAAGCACGGCTTACTGACAGCCGCTTCGGCAAGTTTCTCGCAAAACTGCTCGTCTGGCCGATCCATGCCAAAGCGGTCGTCACCTTCTCGACACCAATCGCGCTCGATCGCAACTGGCATCTCAAGACTCGTTTCAAAATCGAAAATATCAGGTGGGAAGAGGAGCCTGTGTTGAAAATAGGGCCGTTCCGGAAACACATCAGGGCTGACGTCGACACCCTGCTCAGCGACAACAAACGCGGCCTGACCGCCCTGCTCGACGCCGAAATCG
The nucleotide sequence above comes from Chlorobaculum tepidum TLS. Encoded proteins:
- a CDS encoding NADPH-dependent FMN reductase produces the protein MNTYRIVVVVGSIRRESLNRRLADALIRLAPADFAFHHLRIDDLPLYNQDDEEHPTESMQRLRREIAEADGIMFCTPEYNRSIPGVLKNAIDVGSRPYGYNAWQGKPAGIIGLSSGACGTAMAQQHLRNILAVLDVPTMAQPEAFIQFRDDLFDADGGIGPGSRDFLQGWMDRFAAWVRLCAKPRNG